One Sediminibacillus dalangtanensis genomic region harbors:
- a CDS encoding CtsR family transcriptional regulator — MSNISDVIERYLKEILRENNKNAVEIKRSEIANQFQCVPSQINYVIKTRFTVERGYIVESKRGGGGYIRIIRIENEDKAKLIDDIIKMIQPAVTQQAAVDILERMLEEELITKREAKMMASAIDRSTLAFQLPVRDEVRSRIMTAMLATLKY; from the coding sequence ATGAGTAACATATCTGATGTAATTGAGCGTTACTTAAAAGAGATTCTGCGTGAGAATAATAAAAATGCGGTTGAAATTAAAAGAAGTGAAATAGCGAACCAATTCCAGTGTGTGCCTTCTCAGATAAATTATGTGATTAAAACCCGCTTTACTGTGGAAAGGGGCTATATAGTCGAAAGTAAACGTGGAGGCGGAGGCTATATTCGCATCATTAGAATTGAAAATGAAGATAAAGCAAAATTGATCGATGATATTATTAAAATGATTCAACCTGCGGTAACACAGCAGGCTGCTGTGGATATATTGGAGCGAATGCTGGAGGAAGAGTTGATTACCAAACGTGAGGCAAAGATGATGGCAAGTGCCATCGATCGCAGCACTCTTGCCTTTCAACTGCCGGTTCGTGATGAGGTGCGGTCCCGCATAATGACCGCAATGCTTGCAACTCTAAAATATTAG
- the radA gene encoding DNA repair protein RadA, which translates to MAKRKTKYVCQECGYETPKWMGKCPSCHNWNTFVEEMEASSSTRHTFQVQSGTKSKPEKITAIQSEEEPRVTTKMPEFNRVLGGGIVPGSLVLIGGDPGIGKSTLLLQVSSQLARKQMNVLYISGEESARQTKLRADRLGVTSDNLYVLAETNLLDISNQIEQLNPSFVVIDSIQTIYREEVTSAPGSVSQVRECTSELMRIAKSKGIPIFIVGHVTKEGSIAGPRLLEHMVDAVLYFEGERHHTFRILRGVKNRFGSTNEMGIFEMKEEGLREVNNPSEIFLEERSQGAAGSTVVASMEGSRPVLVEIQALISPTSFGNPRRMATGIDHNRVPLLMAVLEKRVGLMLQNQDAYVKVAGGVKLDEPAIDLAVAVSIASSFRDQVSRPDDVLIGEVGLTGEVRRVARIDQRVQEAAKLGFQRAIIPAKNLDGWTTPNNIEIIGVNTVQEALKVTLGGN; encoded by the coding sequence TTGGCAAAAAGAAAGACAAAGTATGTTTGTCAGGAATGTGGGTACGAAACACCAAAGTGGATGGGGAAATGTCCCAGCTGTCATAATTGGAATACTTTTGTGGAGGAGATGGAAGCTTCTTCTTCCACGAGGCACACATTTCAAGTACAATCTGGAACCAAATCAAAACCAGAAAAAATTACTGCTATCCAGTCAGAAGAAGAACCGCGGGTTACAACGAAAATGCCGGAATTCAACCGGGTGCTTGGCGGAGGAATTGTCCCTGGCTCGTTAGTCCTAATTGGCGGGGATCCAGGAATCGGGAAATCGACCCTCCTATTGCAGGTATCTTCCCAACTGGCAAGAAAACAAATGAATGTATTGTATATATCGGGTGAGGAATCGGCTCGCCAGACAAAGCTGCGGGCAGACCGTCTCGGCGTAACATCGGACAACCTTTACGTGCTGGCCGAAACGAATTTACTGGATATATCCAATCAAATCGAGCAATTGAACCCGTCCTTTGTGGTCATTGATTCGATTCAGACCATTTATCGGGAGGAAGTCACCAGTGCCCCCGGTAGTGTTTCACAAGTGCGGGAATGTACGAGCGAACTCATGCGTATAGCTAAGAGTAAAGGAATACCTATTTTCATAGTCGGCCATGTCACCAAAGAGGGATCAATAGCGGGTCCGAGGCTCCTTGAGCATATGGTGGACGCTGTCCTTTACTTTGAAGGGGAACGTCATCATACTTTTCGTATCTTAAGAGGGGTGAAAAACCGCTTTGGAAGCACGAATGAAATGGGTATCTTTGAAATGAAAGAAGAAGGCTTGCGGGAAGTAAACAATCCATCGGAAATTTTTCTCGAAGAACGCTCGCAGGGAGCAGCAGGCTCCACCGTTGTTGCTTCCATGGAAGGAAGCCGGCCGGTACTGGTGGAAATCCAAGCACTGATATCTCCCACCAGCTTTGGTAATCCAAGGCGAATGGCTACAGGTATCGATCACAATCGCGTCCCGCTTTTAATGGCTGTTCTAGAAAAACGAGTCGGTCTGATGCTGCAAAACCAGGATGCCTATGTGAAGGTTGCTGGAGGGGTGAAATTGGATGAACCCGCCATTGACCTGGCAGTTGCTGTTAGTATTGCATCCAGCTTCCGCGACCAGGTTTCCAGGCCGGATGACGTGTTGATCGGCGAGGTGGGACTGACCGGCGAAGTTCGAAGGGTAGCGAGAATTGACCAAAGAGTCCAGGAGGCAGCGAAGCTTGGGTTCCAGCGGGCAATAATTCCAGCGAAAAATCTTGATGGATGGACGACTCCGAATAATATTGAAATCATCGGGGTGAACACGGTTCAAGAAGCCTTAAAAGTGACGCTGGGAGGAAACTAA
- the clpC gene encoding ATP-dependent protease ATP-binding subunit ClpC has product MMFGRFTERAQKVLALSQEEAVRLGHNNIGTEHILLGLVREGEGIAAKALSSLGLETEKIQEEVEQLIGRGQKVSQTIHYTPRAKKVIELSMDEARKLGHSYVGTEHILLGLIREGEGVAARVLNNLGVSLNKARQQVLQLLGSNESAAGQHGRNGSQSTAANTPTLDSLARDLTSIAKDGNVDPVIGRGKEIERVIQVLSRRTKNNPVLIGEPGVGKTAVAEGLAQKIVNNDVPEILRDKRVMTLDMGTVVAGTKYRGEFEDRLKKVMEEIRQAGNIILFIDELHTLIGAGGAEGAIDASNILKPSLARGELQCIGATTLDEYRKYIEKDAALERRFQPIQVDEPTMDQSMQILRGLRDRYEAHHRVTITDEAIEAAVTLSDRYITDRFLPDKAIDLIDEAGSKVRLRSYTAPPNLKDLEQKLEEVRKEKDAAVQSQEFEKAASLRDSEQRLRDELDQTKEEWKEQQGQESSEVTVEDIASVVSTWTGVPVSKLTKDESERLLNMEEVLHDRVIGQEEAVKAVAKAIRRARAGLKDPKRPIGSFIFLGPTGVGKTELARALADTMFGDEEAMIRIDMSEYMEKHSTSRLVGSPPGYVGYEEGGQLTEKVRRKPYSVVLLDEIEKAHPEVFNILLQVLEDGRLTDSKGRLVDFRNTVLIMTSNVGASELKRNKYVGFNLGDEDQGYKGMRDKVMDELKKAFRPEFLNRIDETIVFHSLERKHMNEIVTLMANELQKRLADQDIEFTLSDKAVEKIANEGFDPEYGARPLRRSIQKNVEDLLSEELLKEKIQKGQKVKIDVNKNDEFTVTAQKSKAVD; this is encoded by the coding sequence ATGATGTTTGGTCGATTTACCGAAAGAGCACAAAAAGTTTTGGCCTTATCCCAGGAAGAAGCGGTCAGGTTAGGGCATAACAATATTGGAACAGAACATATTCTATTAGGATTGGTAAGAGAAGGGGAAGGTATTGCTGCCAAAGCATTAAGCTCTCTCGGACTTGAAACGGAAAAAATCCAGGAAGAAGTAGAACAATTAATTGGACGCGGACAAAAAGTGTCACAGACGATTCATTATACGCCGCGTGCAAAGAAAGTCATTGAACTCTCGATGGATGAAGCTCGAAAGCTGGGGCACTCATACGTAGGAACGGAACATATTCTATTGGGCCTTATCCGAGAAGGGGAAGGTGTCGCTGCAAGGGTTTTAAACAATCTTGGAGTCAGTCTGAACAAGGCAAGACAACAAGTATTGCAATTGTTGGGCAGCAATGAATCGGCGGCTGGCCAGCACGGCCGTAATGGTTCTCAATCAACTGCCGCCAATACACCGACCTTAGATTCACTGGCAAGGGACTTAACTTCGATTGCCAAGGACGGAAACGTAGATCCGGTTATCGGACGTGGAAAAGAGATTGAACGTGTCATTCAGGTGTTAAGCCGTCGAACCAAAAACAATCCTGTATTGATAGGGGAGCCTGGAGTCGGTAAAACAGCTGTGGCTGAGGGGCTTGCCCAAAAAATTGTGAATAACGACGTGCCGGAAATTTTGCGTGATAAACGAGTCATGACTTTGGATATGGGTACGGTTGTAGCTGGTACCAAATACCGCGGTGAATTCGAAGATCGTTTAAAGAAAGTAATGGAGGAAATACGCCAGGCCGGAAATATTATATTATTCATCGATGAACTTCATACGCTAATTGGAGCTGGCGGTGCAGAAGGCGCCATAGACGCTTCCAATATTCTGAAACCGTCTCTTGCCCGTGGAGAACTGCAATGTATCGGAGCAACAACCCTGGATGAATATCGTAAGTATATTGAGAAGGATGCAGCACTGGAACGACGTTTCCAACCAATCCAGGTTGATGAACCAACGATGGATCAATCGATGCAAATTTTGCGGGGACTGCGTGATCGTTATGAAGCCCACCATCGTGTCACCATTACCGATGAAGCCATCGAAGCTGCCGTTACATTATCTGATCGTTATATCACCGATCGCTTTTTACCAGACAAAGCCATCGATTTAATTGATGAAGCAGGTTCGAAAGTACGTCTACGCTCTTATACTGCTCCGCCAAACCTGAAAGATTTGGAGCAAAAGCTGGAAGAAGTTCGTAAGGAAAAGGACGCAGCGGTTCAAAGCCAGGAATTTGAAAAAGCGGCATCTTTAAGAGACAGCGAACAGCGTTTGAGAGATGAGCTGGATCAGACAAAAGAAGAATGGAAGGAACAGCAGGGTCAGGAAAGCTCGGAAGTGACGGTCGAGGACATTGCCAGTGTCGTTTCGACATGGACGGGTGTCCCGGTTTCCAAGCTTACCAAAGACGAAAGCGAACGCCTGCTTAATATGGAAGAAGTATTGCATGATCGGGTAATCGGGCAGGAGGAAGCGGTGAAAGCCGTTGCGAAAGCCATTCGTCGTGCCAGGGCCGGATTGAAGGATCCAAAACGTCCAATCGGTTCCTTTATCTTCCTGGGACCTACAGGCGTCGGTAAGACGGAGTTGGCTCGTGCTCTGGCTGATACGATGTTCGGTGATGAGGAAGCGATGATTCGCATCGATATGTCCGAGTATATGGAAAAACACTCGACATCCCGTCTTGTTGGTTCGCCTCCGGGTTATGTCGGTTATGAAGAAGGCGGACAATTGACAGAAAAAGTAAGAAGGAAACCATATTCCGTTGTGCTGCTCGATGAAATAGAGAAAGCACATCCTGAAGTCTTCAATATTCTCCTACAAGTACTGGAAGACGGAAGATTGACCGATTCAAAAGGAAGACTGGTCGATTTCCGGAACACGGTGTTGATTATGACTTCCAACGTAGGTGCCAGTGAATTGAAGCGCAACAAGTATGTAGGTTTCAATCTTGGAGACGAGGATCAAGGTTATAAAGGGATGAGGGATAAGGTAATGGATGAATTGAAAAAAGCATTCCGCCCAGAATTCCTTAATCGGATTGATGAAACAATCGTCTTCCACTCTCTGGAAAGAAAGCACATGAATGAAATTGTCACCTTGATGGCGAATGAACTGCAAAAAAGATTGGCAGACCAGGACATTGAGTTCACCTTATCCGATAAGGCGGTAGAAAAAATCGCAAATGAAGGATTCGATCCGGAATATGGTGCACGTCCTCTCCGTCGTTCCATTCAGAAGAATGTCGAGGATTTACTGTCCGAAGAATTGTTGAAAGAAAAGATTCAAAAAGGGCAAAAAGTGAAAATCGATGTCAACAAAAATGATGAGTTTACCGTTACGGCACAAAAAAGCAAGGCAGTCGATTAA
- a CDS encoding PIN/TRAM domain-containing protein, protein MLKRIVQLFIIIAGGTIGYLYIPDLLELTGLTNGNWVESPYAGLVFGAIILYLLSFWVVDYIVDFLRWVEETLVKAPVGDLLFGSLGLILGLVIAYLITIPILDIEIKLVSQVLPIFVTFLLGYFGFQVGFKRRDEFLNLLTLARKEKDKTVVEENETESNRQMPKVKILDTSVIIDGRIADICQTNFLEGTVLIPQFVLEELQHIADSSDVLKRNRGRRGLDVLNRMQKELPVNVEIYEGDFEEIQEVDSKLVKLAKVIDGIVVTNDFNLNKVCEFQHVQVLNINDLANAVKPVVLPGEELTVQVIKDGKEQNQGVAYLDDGTMIVVEEGKEYIGKTIEVLITSVLQTSAGRMIFAKPKLLEKAL, encoded by the coding sequence GTGCTAAAAAGAATTGTACAGCTGTTCATCATTATAGCTGGCGGAACTATTGGATATTTGTATATACCAGATCTATTGGAATTAACAGGCCTTACGAATGGAAACTGGGTTGAGTCACCATATGCAGGTCTAGTATTTGGGGCAATCATTTTATACTTACTATCATTTTGGGTGGTAGATTACATCGTAGACTTTTTGCGGTGGGTTGAAGAGACGCTTGTCAAAGCTCCAGTCGGAGACTTGTTATTCGGCAGTCTCGGATTGATTCTCGGGCTGGTAATTGCCTATTTAATAACCATACCAATTTTGGATATTGAGATTAAGCTTGTTTCCCAGGTATTGCCGATATTTGTGACGTTTTTATTGGGATACTTCGGTTTCCAGGTCGGTTTTAAACGAAGAGATGAATTTTTGAATTTACTGACGCTTGCCAGGAAGGAAAAAGACAAGACGGTCGTAGAGGAGAACGAGACAGAATCGAATCGGCAAATGCCTAAGGTGAAAATCCTTGATACCAGCGTCATTATTGACGGTAGAATTGCAGATATCTGTCAAACCAACTTTCTGGAAGGTACGGTATTAATTCCGCAGTTTGTATTGGAAGAACTGCAGCACATTGCTGATTCTTCAGATGTCTTGAAACGAAATCGAGGACGGCGCGGACTGGATGTTCTGAATCGGATGCAGAAAGAGCTGCCTGTGAATGTGGAGATTTATGAAGGAGATTTTGAAGAAATCCAGGAAGTAGACAGTAAGCTTGTCAAACTTGCTAAAGTGATCGACGGGATTGTCGTTACCAATGATTTCAACTTAAATAAAGTATGTGAATTCCAGCATGTCCAGGTATTGAATATCAACGACCTGGCAAATGCCGTGAAGCCGGTCGTCCTTCCGGGAGAAGAGTTGACTGTCCAGGTCATTAAAGACGGGAAGGAACAAAACCAGGGGGTTGCATATCTGGACGATGGCACGATGATTGTTGTCGAAGAAGGCAAGGAATACATTGGCAAAACAATTGAGGTGTTAATCACCAGTGTTCTGCAAACTTCTGCCGGCCGTATGATTTTTGCGAAACCAAAATTACTTGAAAAAGCACTATAA
- a CDS encoding protein arginine kinase, producing the protein MSLQQFMNEAISPWMKEEGPDSDIVMSSRIRLARNFEQVPFPIIADSADLEKVLLFFQKEYEHQSFSNYNDLALVKMRDLKPIEKKVLVEKHLISPHLAENDEEAAALISSNEQVSVMVNEEDHIRIQLYFPGFQLEKALEQAFTFDDWLEERINYAFDEKRGYLTSCPTNVGTGMRASVMMHLPALALTQKINRMIPAISQLGLVVRGIYGEGSEAIGNIFQISNQITLGKSEQDIVQDLRSVVNQLIDQERKARQLLVEQSELQLEDRIFRSYGILQHSRIIESKEAAKCLSDVQLGIDVGYINDISKSILNELMILSQPGFLQHYAKRMLSAKERDVLRASLIRERFKLEI; encoded by the coding sequence ATGAGCTTACAGCAATTTATGAATGAAGCAATCAGTCCATGGATGAAGGAAGAAGGCCCGGATAGTGACATTGTGATGAGTAGTCGTATTCGCCTGGCAAGAAACTTTGAACAAGTTCCTTTCCCGATCATTGCCGATTCGGCTGATTTGGAAAAAGTGCTTTTGTTTTTCCAGAAGGAATATGAGCATCAATCTTTTTCCAACTATAATGACCTGGCGCTCGTTAAAATGCGTGACTTGAAGCCGATTGAGAAAAAAGTTTTAGTTGAAAAACACCTAATCAGCCCTCATTTGGCAGAGAACGATGAAGAGGCTGCCGCCTTGATATCGAGCAATGAGCAAGTATCGGTAATGGTGAATGAAGAAGATCACATCCGGATTCAATTGTATTTTCCGGGTTTTCAACTGGAAAAAGCACTTGAACAGGCATTTACCTTTGATGATTGGCTGGAAGAAAGAATCAATTATGCGTTTGATGAAAAGCGTGGTTACTTGACGAGCTGTCCGACAAATGTAGGAACCGGGATGCGTGCTTCTGTCATGATGCATTTACCGGCCCTGGCTCTTACTCAAAAAATCAATCGGATGATTCCGGCAATTAGCCAGTTGGGCTTGGTAGTTAGAGGTATATATGGCGAAGGAAGCGAAGCTATCGGGAACATTTTTCAAATTTCTAATCAGATTACCCTGGGAAAATCGGAACAGGACATCGTCCAGGACTTGCGGAGTGTCGTCAATCAACTGATCGATCAGGAACGCAAAGCTAGGCAGTTACTGGTAGAACAATCAGAGTTACAGCTTGAAGACAGGATTTTCCGTTCCTATGGCATCCTTCAGCATAGTCGGATCATTGAATCGAAAGAGGCTGCGAAATGCTTGTCAGATGTGCAGCTAGGTATCGATGTTGGTTATATAAATGATATCTCGAAAAGCATTCTCAACGAGTTAATGATCCTGTCCCAGCCCGGATTTTTACAGCATTATGCAAAAAGAATGCTGTCAGCAAAAGAAAGAGATGTGCTTAGGGCTTCATTGATCAGAGAGCGGTTTAAACTGGAAATTTAA
- a CDS encoding MgtC/SapB family protein, whose amino-acid sequence MIIRLFVALLLSGLIGFEREWNNHAAGFRTHILVGVGSCLMMLLSIYGFETFMEKYDNVRFDPARIPSYVISGIGFLGAGTIMVHGINIRGLTTAASIWAVAGLGLVVGAGMYSLAAVATLIILLSLVFLQQVERIFLKKRANLHFELIVEEGLKIESLLRIFERYQSKIEKMEVERAEDDARSLFIELENKTQIDKYQLIEEMSSLEHLKRVKEI is encoded by the coding sequence ATGATAATCCGTTTATTTGTAGCCCTGCTGCTGTCCGGCCTCATCGGATTTGAAAGAGAGTGGAATAACCATGCCGCAGGCTTTAGAACCCATATATTAGTGGGGGTAGGGTCCTGCTTGATGATGCTTTTATCCATATATGGGTTTGAAACATTTATGGAGAAGTATGATAATGTTCGATTTGACCCTGCACGTATCCCCTCTTACGTGATTAGCGGAATAGGATTTTTGGGTGCCGGGACGATTATGGTTCATGGAATTAATATCCGAGGTTTAACAACAGCAGCATCCATTTGGGCGGTTGCTGGTCTTGGCCTTGTAGTAGGTGCGGGGATGTATAGCCTGGCTGCAGTAGCTACGTTAATTATTTTGCTTAGCTTAGTATTTCTGCAACAGGTGGAGAGAATATTTTTAAAAAAACGGGCAAATCTTCATTTTGAATTGATTGTCGAGGAAGGGTTGAAAATTGAAAGCCTGCTTCGTATTTTTGAAAGATATCAATCAAAAATTGAAAAAATGGAAGTAGAAAGAGCAGAGGATGATGCAAGAAGTCTGTTTATCGAACTAGAAAATAAAACACAAATTGATAAGTATCAATTGATCGAAGAAATGTCTTCCCTCGAACATTTAAAAAGGGTAAAGGAAATTTGA
- the disA gene encoding DNA integrity scanning diadenylate cyclase DisA, which produces MEWQGRKEAKVLEAMLKFVAPGTPMRQGIDNVLRANTGGLIVVGSPDKLKGVVDGGFAINASFSPANLYELAKMDGAILLSEDASTILYANVQLMPEPTIPSKETGMRHRTAERVAKQTETLVIAISERRNVITLYNGGIRYALKEMGVILTKANQAMQTLEKYKIVLDQTLTNLGALEFEDLVTLTEIVQVFHRIEMVLRIKTEILKYITELGTEGRLIQLQLTELVADIEVEAALIIRDYSTDSGLSPEEMLLKMQEVVSAELTSEEHIIKMLGYSLDFKRDAIIYPRGYRVLAKIPRLPHVIIDYLIDHFGMLNEVANASTQELVSVNGVGDIRAKKIKDGLNRLQEQLFIDRTI; this is translated from the coding sequence ATGGAATGGCAGGGTAGAAAAGAAGCAAAGGTATTAGAGGCAATGCTGAAGTTTGTAGCTCCTGGTACTCCTATGAGACAGGGGATTGATAATGTATTGAGAGCAAACACCGGGGGCCTGATTGTCGTCGGCAGTCCCGATAAACTCAAGGGGGTTGTCGATGGCGGATTTGCGATAAATGCTTCTTTTTCCCCTGCTAATCTATATGAACTGGCAAAAATGGACGGAGCTATCCTTCTCAGTGAGGATGCGTCGACCATTCTTTATGCCAATGTTCAATTGATGCCGGAGCCGACCATTCCTTCCAAAGAAACAGGAATGCGCCACCGGACCGCTGAACGAGTGGCAAAACAGACAGAAACGCTAGTGATTGCCATTTCAGAACGAAGGAACGTCATCACACTTTATAACGGCGGTATTCGTTATGCGTTGAAAGAAATGGGCGTCATCCTAACAAAAGCGAACCAAGCAATGCAGACATTGGAAAAGTATAAAATCGTTCTTGATCAGACTTTGACAAATTTAGGCGCACTGGAATTCGAGGATTTGGTGACATTAACAGAGATTGTGCAAGTCTTTCACCGGATAGAAATGGTGCTGAGAATCAAAACAGAGATACTAAAATATATTACGGAGTTGGGGACGGAAGGACGTCTAATCCAATTGCAATTGACTGAGTTGGTTGCTGATATCGAAGTAGAGGCTGCCCTCATTATCAGGGATTACAGCACGGATTCAGGCTTGTCACCAGAAGAGATGCTGCTGAAAATGCAGGAAGTAGTTTCAGCTGAGCTTACCAGCGAGGAACACATCATCAAAATGCTGGGATATAGTCTCGACTTTAAACGCGATGCTATCATTTATCCACGGGGATACCGGGTTCTAGCCAAGATACCGCGTCTTCCTCACGTAATCATCGATTATCTTATTGATCATTTTGGAATGTTGAATGAAGTAGCCAATGCGTCTACTCAAGAGCTTGTTTCCGTTAATGGAGTCGGAGACATAAGGGCCAAAAAAATCAAGGACGGGTTGAACAGGCTGCAGGAGCAGCTTTTCATCGACAGGACTATTTAA
- the ispD gene encoding 2-C-methyl-D-erythritol 4-phosphate cytidylyltransferase, which translates to MRSYQAIILAAGRGKRMKTGENKQFINISGRPLILHTLDVFLQDSWCTAITLVVNPKDEERMRGLLESVSSHKDIRLVMGGEERQQSVFCGLKSMKGYTGIVFIHDGARPFVANDHLHALAEATVENRAALLAVPVTDTIKQVVNGRLRTLDRKTLWAAQTPQSFDFELIYQIHQQAAGQGILGTDDASLAEHFGYDVGIVQGSYHNIKITTPEDLGKAQAFFGK; encoded by the coding sequence ATGAGGAGTTATCAGGCTATTATACTGGCAGCTGGTCGGGGAAAGCGGATGAAGACCGGAGAAAACAAACAGTTTATCAACATCAGTGGAAGGCCGCTGATCCTTCATACACTCGATGTGTTTTTGCAGGATAGCTGGTGTACTGCGATTACGTTGGTAGTGAACCCAAAGGACGAAGAGCGGATGAGAGGGCTGCTTGAATCGGTCTCCTCCCATAAGGATATCCGTCTGGTCATGGGCGGAGAAGAACGTCAGCAAAGTGTGTTTTGCGGTTTGAAAAGCATGAAGGGGTACACAGGCATAGTGTTTATTCATGATGGTGCCCGTCCGTTCGTAGCAAACGACCACCTTCACGCGTTGGCTGAAGCGACTGTGGAAAACCGGGCAGCACTGTTGGCGGTGCCTGTAACGGACACAATCAAGCAAGTGGTGAACGGGCGTTTACGGACACTGGACAGAAAAACGCTCTGGGCGGCACAAACACCGCAAAGCTTCGATTTTGAGCTGATTTATCAGATACATCAACAGGCAGCTGGACAAGGGATTCTGGGTACAGACGATGCTTCTTTGGCGGAGCATTTTGGCTATGATGTAGGGATTGTACAAGGAAGCTATCATAACATTAAAATCACAACACCTGAAGACTTGGGGAAAGCTCAAGCTTTTTTTGGGAAGTAA
- the ispF gene encoding 2-C-methyl-D-erythritol 2,4-cyclodiphosphate synthase, whose translation MFRIGQGFDVHQFAEGRPCIIGGVDIPYEKGLLGHSDADVLLHTIADACLGAIGEGDIGKHFPDTDPLFKDADSERLLAHVWQLVEERGYQLGNLDCTVIAQAPKMAPYIEAIRGNICRILAVDVSQVNVKATTTEKLGFPGRKEGIAAQAVVLLHNNLQ comes from the coding sequence ATGTTCCGTATAGGACAAGGTTTCGATGTCCACCAGTTTGCCGAAGGGCGTCCTTGCATTATCGGTGGAGTGGACATTCCTTATGAGAAAGGACTTTTGGGCCATTCCGATGCAGATGTACTGCTCCATACAATTGCGGACGCATGCTTGGGAGCAATAGGGGAAGGAGATATCGGCAAGCATTTTCCGGATACAGATCCGTTGTTTAAAGATGCGGATTCTGAGCGTCTGCTGGCCCATGTTTGGCAATTGGTCGAGGAACGCGGGTACCAACTGGGTAATCTTGATTGCACGGTCATTGCGCAGGCTCCCAAAATGGCGCCATACATTGAAGCGATCCGGGGCAACATCTGCCGGATCCTGGCGGTCGATGTCTCGCAAGTAAATGTAAAGGCGACGACGACGGAAAAGTTAGGGTTCCCGGGGAGAAAAGAGGGAATTGCTGCGCAAGCGGTAGTGTTGTTGCATAATAATCTACAATGA
- a CDS encoding UvrB/UvrC motif-containing protein — translation MECQECHERPATLHFSKIVNGNKTEIHVCEYCAKEKGYMGYEDEAYSLHNLLSGLFNFDAGSGFSEQHTSSVPSEKGLTCPKCGMTYQEFARIGKFGCAHCYQTFSDRLNPVFRRVHSGNTTHHGKIPSRIGSGIQQKRKLSEYREQLKQLIANEEFESAAEVRDKIKQLEKDLNRDGEGEEE, via the coding sequence ATGGAGTGCCAAGAATGCCATGAACGTCCAGCTACCTTGCATTTTTCAAAAATTGTCAATGGTAATAAAACAGAAATCCATGTATGTGAATATTGTGCGAAAGAAAAAGGGTATATGGGATATGAAGACGAAGCATACTCTTTGCATAATTTATTGTCCGGTTTGTTTAATTTTGATGCTGGATCAGGTTTTAGTGAACAGCATACGAGCAGTGTACCTTCTGAAAAGGGGCTCACTTGTCCGAAATGCGGCATGACCTATCAGGAGTTTGCCAGAATAGGTAAGTTTGGTTGCGCACATTGTTATCAAACCTTTTCTGATCGGCTCAATCCGGTGTTTCGCCGTGTTCACAGTGGGAACACAACCCATCATGGAAAAATACCTTCCAGAATTGGAAGTGGTATTCAACAGAAACGGAAGTTAAGCGAGTACCGTGAACAACTGAAGCAGTTAATTGCCAACGAAGAGTTTGAAAGCGCTGCTGAGGTGAGAGATAAAATTAAACAATTGGAAAAAGACCTTAACCGTGACGGGGAAGGTGAGGAAGAATGA